Proteins found in one Alteromonas macleodii genomic segment:
- the mioC gene encoding FMN-binding protein MioC: MSKHFEIIVGTMLGAAEYVADAIAEKLDASGHTYTIHAEPSLEEINTDSTWIVCTSTHGAGELPDNIQPFAKQLENTDLSSVNAYVIGLGDTSYDTFCFGAKEMEKHIKNAGGALITDALYIDVLEHPIPEDAAVEWFEEKLTNA, from the coding sequence ATGAGCAAGCACTTTGAAATAATTGTTGGCACCATGTTAGGTGCCGCAGAGTACGTAGCAGATGCCATTGCAGAAAAACTTGATGCAAGCGGGCACACCTACACTATTCATGCTGAACCGAGTTTAGAAGAGATCAATACAGACTCAACGTGGATCGTATGTACGTCTACCCATGGTGCAGGTGAACTACCTGACAATATCCAACCGTTTGCAAAACAGCTAGAAAATACTGATCTAAGCTCAGTTAACGCCTACGTTATTGGTCTGGGCGACACCAGCTACGACACCTTTTGTTTCGGTGCGAAAGAAATGGAGAAGCACATAAAAAACGCTGGTGGTGCATTAATCACTGATGCCCTTTACATAGATGTGCTTGAACATCCTATTCCTGAAGATGCTGCAGTAGAATGGTTTGAAGAAAAGCTGACAAATGCTTAA